A stretch of DNA from Lysinibacillus sp. B2A1:
ATAAATTCATTAATAACCATATCAATAGCCTTTAACTCTCCAATTAGAATAGGCTGAATGGATTGAAACTCTGGTTGTTCTAATTGTTGCTTAATCGTTGCACGCTTTAAATTCATCATTTCTAAAAATGCAATAGCTCTTCCACGACGGAATGTTTTAGGACCTCGATGTGAAGAACCATCCCTTCCACTAAGACGCTCCCCGCGATGATGCCGTTCTTTTTTAAAATCCTTATATATTTCACTTCTCATATTGATAATCTCCCTTTCTTTTGTATACATATGTATACATTATATCACAAATCAATTGTATACATATGTATACACATTGTCAATTATCTTTAAATTGGATCAATCATTTTTTATAATTTTTATATCTAAGGCAAATGGCTGAGCTAAGAGTTTTTTTACTTCATATTTATAGTAGTATACCAGCGCTTTAACCTTACAAAAGCACTCCTTTTTGACGGTCACTTTCTATCTTTGAAGGTGACCCTTTTCCAAAATAAAAAGACGTCATTTAGACGCCTTTAATGTCTTATCAATTTCCTCAATTAACCTATCAACATGTTCTTTTGTTATGTTTATTACATATAATTGTGTCGTTTCTCCAATTTCATATAGTTTTTTATGCTTAGGATATTTGATTGCAATCGAAATATCTTTCTCCATAACAATCACCTCTTAAAAGATATATTCGACATAAAGTATAATTCACCTTCTATAAAAAGGAAAATACACGCTACATTTTGCTCTTTATTTAGCCATAAAACAACAGTTATGAGGTAATTTCATTTTGAATAATAGGAATTTTAATTGGGAACCAAATTTTCTAAACTAAAGGACATCAACCAATTATTATTATCCTACCCAACAAAATGACCACTCCATTTGAATTCGCTACTAAAACTTTTTTACATTTGAATAAACTAGGCAAAATCATTCCATGGATAAAAAATACTGTATAGAAACACTAATCCATATATCACTTCACTTTTTTCAAACATTTTTTGTAAACTATTAGTACGCAATTCCAACACGAGCTTTTAAATAATCAGTATTTTGGATTTGTTGGTAAGTAAATTCTGCTGTATCTGCTACCGATATCTCTGACCCACCCTCGGGTAAAAAGCCTCGTTCGATACGATAGTGACCAGTATATGCTCCATTAGGTAAATAGGTAGGGCAAACAATGGTCCAATCCAGCTCTGACTGTTTCAAGATTTCAAAGACCTGATGATGCTCCTGAGCAGAGAACGTAGTTGTTCTTCTTGATTCACTTGACTGGTAGCGTAATAAATTTGGATTCAGACGACTCTGTAAAATTCCAGCAGTTCCAACAGTTATAATTCGTTTAACATTCTCTTTTGACATAACATCAAGAATTACAGGTATACTTTTTGTTAGAGTAGTCGTCCCATCTGTGCTTAAGGCACTAATGACAATATCAATATCTATCATAGCCTCTTCGATAGTGCGTTTGTCAGTGACATCCCCTTTAATAATATGTAAATTTTCATGGCATAAATTTAGCTTGCTGGGCGTGCGAACTACAGCTGTCACATGGTGATTATCATGTAACGCAAGTGAAACTACATGACTGCCTACACGGCCCGTTGCCCCTAGTACTAAAATTCTCACAATACTCACCTCTTCGTATGGATTATAACACACAAATAATTTACCACATTTTACTCACCCGAGGTATATACCACATACTTAAAGCTTTTCCATCTCTATCTTTGTAAATTCATATCTACTAGTCGAACATTAACGATAAAATTATGAAGATTATTATTTTTCGCAATACTATTTACAATATATTGGATTTCACTTTCTGTACTCTTATCAATTTTATCAATGTTATGTAGGTGGATAGTCATTATTTGATTAGTTGGGGATTCAATTAAGTAACCAATCGTACTATCTGGAGAATAGCCTGCTGCTCTAAGTGCGACGATTGTTTTTTTTGTAAAATCAGAGGTTTGTAACTTGTCACCAATTTCTTCAGCATAATTTGTTGTGGAAGGAGTTTGGATAGCAGGTACATATAAGGGTTGTTTAGTTGCAAACAGTACCAAACTAATGAAAATGATGAAAAATAAAATAAAACTACTTTTTATTAAGAATTTCATCCATTCTCTCCATTCCATCTGTAATTATCCTAGACATGACCTTTATAGAAAAAAATTCACCGTCACCTGAAAATTGCCAGGCTATACATAAAGCTGCCTGGCAGATTTTTTATCGAAAAAGCTTTCTTGAACGGTTTTTTACAACTACTTTGACAACTGGTTCTAGTTTTCCAACATAAGTATCTCCTAAATAATCCACATCTATTATGATAGCTCGTGGTTCAAAGCGTTGGATGCTCTCAATAAGACGTGCCGTATTACGTCTTTTGACAAGCTGGAAAGGTGTAAGAGAATTCGACCTAAAATCATTTTCTCTTGAAAATGGGCAAGAAATTACGAAAGTAGATAAGATTAAAGCTACATTTTGTAATATTTCATCAACGCCTGTAGCACTGAAGTCAATGTTACTTGCAGCAGTTACTTGATGTGTCATTCTATCAACCTTTCTTCTGCAATGCATACTATTAAGTTTATTTTCTCTGAAAAAAGAGCACTTAAATATGTATGCTAATTGCTCAAAAGATATGAACGATGTATCTTTTCTCTTATAACAGTACCCTTCTCCATTTTCCTTTAAACACTTACCATATGCTAACGAATGACTGTTACTAGCCTTCTATCTTACCAAAGCGTAGTAGACAACATACAACCAACTTAAACAGCCATGTATAATAGCCCACAGTATTGAATGATTGGCACTCCAAGAAATTGTAATCGCTAGAACAGAACCAAATCCAATACCGTTTTTCACAACTGTTTTATTTTCCAATTTTAGCACCTTCCTTGTCTTATTGTTTTGAAGCCTCATCATATTTCCTCCTCTAGCAATTTTATGTTTACAAACATATGCACCTACCATTTATCTACACATATGATAAAGCAAAAGGAGGGAGCATAATTGCCATGGCAACATAAAATTCAATATTTAATTGGCCAGCCTGTTGGAATTTCATTGGCAAATGGTCAAGGAACATCAGGTATATTATGTGGTGTATCTAGAGGGAAACTTATGGTTCTTGAATATTTATATCAAGCTCAATTTGCGTTAAAGCAATATGAATTTCAAATGATTCAAGACGTTAATGGTTTTCCACCCTGCCAAATGTAACGTGCAAGCCTTCGCAAACTCTTTCATCGACCATTGCGAAGGCTTTTCGTTTATGCGTAGCTACAATGAGTACATACTATCAAGCTATTGTTGAGTGTTGGATCTATGACTAGTAAAGTCACTGTGAATGAGAGACGATATTACGTTTAATAAAAATCACAGTGAACACGCCACTCTTTTAGAGTTGGGTTAAAAAAGAAATAGAAATTCCCACTATCCACAATATTGAAATACGCCTTTTCGTCTGAGGCTATCTGTAAGACAAATGGATAGTCCTCGCCATAATCATGACCGCTTTGGCAAAATGCTGGATAGCCACCTATTTTATGAACAGCGTAAATTTCCTCCACAATATCATCAAAATAATCTAGCTCTTCGTCATTTTCGAGCCTTAAAATTTCATCCTCCACCTCACAAGGGATACCTCCCCCATCCCATGAAGGATAATCATTAACTATTAGCTTAGGCATAAGTGGAAATGCACGAATATGGTCATGCTGCCAATTTCGCTGTATCAAACCCTTTAATGATGTATAGACTCTAATTTCAAAAAATCGACTTAGATCATCCTCTATTAAATGATGAAATATTTCCTCGTGGATAAATACAGTCAATAGCTCTATTGATTGTAGTGATTCTGGTACAAAAGGTAGCTCCTTCAAAAACAGTGTAGCAAGTGGCTGAAACTCTTTTGGTCTCTGTTCCTCAGGTAATGACCATCCAACAAAGCCAATCCAGCTTTCAAGAAGATCATGAGTAGGGCGAATACCTCCTGTTGCAAAAATGGTAGCCTGTCTCACTAGCTGTGCCTTAATTTCATCAATGTTCATCATCAGCCCCCCTGTGTGACAAAAACAATCTGTTACATGATCATTGACCATCCCTATTGCCTGCATATAGGAGTAACAAATCGTACTACCAACAAATTTAAAGCCATCCTTTTTCAATTGCTTACTCATTCGATCACTAATCTCTGTCGTGACAGGTACTTCAGCGATAGATGACCACTCATTTACAATTGGCTGGTGATCTACAAAGCCCCAAATATAATGAGAAAATGAGCCGTATTTTTCCTGTATTTTTAGAAATGCTTGTGCATTTGAAACAACACTCGCAATTTTTAGTTTATTACGGACAATACGAGTATCCTGACGGAGCTCCTCTAGCTTGTCCTCGGTATAGAGAATGATTTTTGAAGCATCGAATTGGTCAAAAGCAGCTCGATATCCCTTTCTTTTTTGGAGAATGGTCCACCAGCTAAGCCCAGCCTGTGCCCCTTCTAAACATAGCATCTCGAATAAATGCTGATCATCATAGACGGGAACCCCCCATTCCTTGTCATGGTACTCTACGTATAGAGGCTCCTCTAGCTTTACCCATTCACATCTTTTCATTTATAGTCCCCCCATTTTTCTATGTATCATTTTATGCCTATTATACAAAGGCATCCTTTGCGCGCATTTTCGATAATTTGAATCCTTTGAAACCCTATACTTTCGTATAGCTGCTCAATTTCTGATTTTGTTTTATAGGCCTTCATATGATAATTAATTTTATAGAGCTCTGATATAATAATAAATTTTCCACCATGCTTTAATACTCTAAAGACTTCCTTCACGTCATTTGCTAAATCTGGCCAAAAATAATGTGTTTGGAAAGCTGTAATCGTATCGAAAAACTGATCTGGATATGGAATATTTGAAACACTTGCTTGCTTAACAATGACCTTACCATTTGCCACATCCATTTTATTTGTTTTTATGGAGTCCCTGACAGCCTGCTCAGAAAAATCTATACCGTAGACTTTACCACTTGGATTAATATTCGATAAAGTTTGAAGTGTTTTTCCACCTCCACAGCCAATATCTAACACAGTATCGCCATCATATACATCACCATGCTTAATCAGCCATGTATTCATACAACTATGCGCAAAATTCATTATACGTAACATCACTGACCCTACAAATCCATTTGGCTTCTTAGCTTGCTCAATCAAGCGTTGTAAAAGTGTCAATTTCAACTTCCTCTCTCTAAAATCTGTTGTGATGTACAGATTAACACGTCTTTTCTCGCTAACTTCATTAAGGCTGTCGCCTTGCTTTTATCCGTGGTTCCTCCCACTGCATCATCTACAACAACCACCTTAAAGTTCCTTGTTAATGCCCCATTAACCGTTGCGCTGACACAGCCTTCAACAAACACACCCAAAACGATTAATTCGTTAATATGTTGTTTAGAGAGGTACGTTGCTAAGTCTGGATTACTAAATGCATCTGCTTTATTTTTTGGAAAATATTTCCCCTCCACCAAGGCTAATCGTTCATCAAATTCAGCCCCTTTCGTTCCTTTTAAAGCAGTAAATTTTCGGAAAAGGTTTGACAGTATTTGTGTTCGCTTAAACTCATTTCTAATATAGATAATAGAAATCTGTTGCTCTTGCACTTTATGAATGAGAATATTAATGCGATTTATGGTAGACTCCATTTGCTGCTTTGCTATAGGCAGTCTGGCTTGATCACTCATGTAATCGTTTTGAATATCCAGTATCAGTAAGGCTTTTTTCAAGTTCTATCCCCCAATCGTTTTAAAGCGCTTACTATCTTTACGTTTTAATAAATTAATTAGTTTCATTATTTACCATTTCAGCAGGCTATATTAAACATAGTTGGCATTAAACATACCTCATTAATAGTAACTCTGGCTGTCTGAAAAAAGGACTTCAACCTAAAATAAAAA
This window harbors:
- a CDS encoding SAM-dependent methyltransferase, encoding MTLLQRLIEQAKKPNGFVGSVMLRIMNFAHSCMNTWLIKHGDVYDGDTVLDIGCGGGKTLQTLSNINPSGKVYGIDFSEQAVRDSIKTNKMDVANGKVIVKQASVSNIPYPDQFFDTITAFQTHYFWPDLANDVKEVFRVLKHGGKFIIISELYKINYHMKAYKTKSEIEQLYESIGFQRIQIIENARKGCLCIIGIK